A single genomic interval of Candidatus Deferrimicrobium sp. harbors:
- a CDS encoding YajQ family cyclic di-GMP-binding protein produces the protein MPSFDVVSVVNMQEVDNAVNQAVKEIGQRYDFKGSKTEITLDKDGIKVLTDDDYRLKAVVDVLQSKFVKRGVSLKALQYGKVEPASGGLVRQVIAIQQGISKEKGREIVALVKQTKLKVQSQIQDEQVRVTGKNIDDLQEVIRLLKGKDLGVEMQFVNLRS, from the coding sequence ATGCCGTCGTTCGACGTCGTATCGGTCGTGAACATGCAGGAAGTGGACAACGCCGTCAACCAGGCGGTCAAGGAGATCGGCCAGCGGTACGACTTCAAGGGGTCGAAAACCGAAATCACGCTGGACAAGGACGGCATCAAGGTATTGACCGACGACGACTACCGCCTGAAGGCGGTCGTCGACGTCCTCCAATCGAAGTTCGTGAAGCGCGGGGTCTCCCTCAAGGCCCTCCAGTACGGGAAGGTGGAGCCCGCCTCCGGCGGGCTCGTCCGCCAGGTGATCGCCATCCAGCAGGGGATCTCCAAGGAGAAGGGGAGGGAGATCGTCGCCCTCGTCAAGCAGACGAAGCTGAAGGTCCAGTCCCAGATACAGGACGAGCAGGTCCGGGTGACCGGGAAGAACATCGACGACCTCCAGGAGGTCATCCGGCTGCTGAAAGGGAAGGACCTTGGCGTGGAGATGCAGTTCGTCAACCTTCGGTCCTGA
- the cysD gene encoding sulfate adenylyltransferase subunit CysD, whose translation MESLDALENQSIYIFREAYRKFKDLAMLWSIGKDSTTMLWLARKAFFGRVPFPLVHIDTSYKHPVMIAYRDRMAKEWGVELVVGRNSQAIREGMDPTKGRFVCCNALKTQGLQQILDEHRYKGIFLGIRRDEEGSRAKERVFSPRDKNFEWNYKDQPPEMWDQFNTSFGPETHVRIHPLLSWTELDIWKYIHREKIPVCPLYFASEGKRFRSLGCVPCNFPLDSSAGTVEEIIRELQVTKTPERAGRAQDHEAAYMMQKLRSLGYM comes from the coding sequence GTGGAATCCCTGGACGCGCTGGAGAACCAGAGCATCTACATCTTCCGGGAGGCGTACCGGAAGTTCAAGGATCTCGCGATGCTCTGGTCGATCGGCAAGGACTCGACGACGATGCTGTGGCTTGCCCGCAAGGCGTTCTTCGGCCGCGTGCCGTTTCCCCTCGTCCATATCGACACGAGCTACAAGCACCCCGTGATGATCGCGTACCGGGACCGAATGGCGAAGGAGTGGGGGGTGGAGCTGGTCGTCGGGAGGAACAGTCAGGCGATTCGTGAAGGGATGGATCCGACAAAAGGGCGGTTCGTCTGCTGCAACGCGCTGAAGACGCAGGGGCTCCAGCAGATCCTCGACGAGCACAGATACAAGGGGATCTTCCTCGGGATCCGCAGGGACGAGGAAGGATCCCGGGCCAAGGAGCGGGTTTTCTCCCCGAGGGACAAGAACTTCGAGTGGAACTACAAGGACCAGCCGCCGGAGATGTGGGACCAGTTCAACACCTCCTTCGGCCCGGAGACCCACGTGCGCATCCATCCGCTCCTCTCCTGGACGGAGCTGGATATCTGGAAGTATATCCACCGCGAGAAGATCCCCGTCTGCCCCCTGTACTTCGCCAGCGAGGGGAAGCGGTTCCGGTCGCTGGGTTGCGTGCCGTGCAACTTTCCCCTCGACTCGAGCGCGGGGACGGTGGAGGAGATCATCCGGGAGCTCCAGGTGACGAAGACCCCGGAACGCGCGGGACGCGCGCAGGACCACGAGGCGGCGTACATGATGCAGAAGCTGCGCTCCCTCGGCTACATGTGA
- a CDS encoding ABC-F family ATP-binding cassette domain-containing protein, whose protein sequence is MLTVTNLSKSFGRQTLFEGASFQVAPGERVGVVGRNGSGKTTLFRVLLGEEAADSGAVTVPAGYRIGYLAQHLRFDHPTVLAEAASALPPREDGTDETYRAKAVLAGLGFSEDDFSAAPAALSGGYQVRLNLARTLLSDPDLLLLDEPTNYLDVVSIRWLRRFLCGWRGALLMITHDRDFMDGVTTHTMAIHRSRVRKMSGGTGKLYGQILQEEEIHEQTRKNDEKKRQEAEMFIARFRAQATKARAVQSRIKALARHERLTKLTDLRNLDFRFTEASFTGKWMMEVQDLCFGYDERHPLIERLSFHVAKGDRIAVVGPNGRGKTTLLRLLAGELSPVSGLVKPTVNLKVGYFGQTNVDRLRPELSVEEEVRQANPALTRTQVRTLCGAVMFGGASAEKRISVLSGGERSRVLLGKILATPVNLLLLDEPTNHLDQESVDAFVEAVDAFEGAVILVTHIERVLSAMATKLIVFDGGEVKVFDGGYGDFLDRVGWQAEEREGAPTRASRQRPAKGREARRLRAEIVARRSKEIGVLRGKVEAIEAEILLLESRLPGEEEALIEASRRNDRPAIRTLSTTTSAARVRIEILFQEMVALGERLREAEKAYAEELGEDPAR, encoded by the coding sequence ATGCTGACCGTCACCAACCTCTCGAAATCGTTTGGGAGGCAGACCCTGTTCGAAGGGGCCTCGTTCCAGGTGGCGCCCGGCGAGCGGGTGGGGGTGGTGGGACGCAACGGGTCGGGGAAGACCACCCTGTTCCGGGTCCTCCTCGGGGAGGAGGCGGCCGATTCCGGCGCGGTGACCGTTCCCGCCGGGTACCGGATCGGGTATCTCGCGCAGCATCTCCGGTTCGACCACCCGACGGTGCTCGCGGAGGCGGCCTCCGCTCTGCCTCCGCGGGAGGACGGCACGGACGAGACGTACCGGGCCAAGGCGGTTCTCGCAGGTCTCGGCTTCTCCGAGGACGACTTCTCCGCGGCCCCGGCCGCATTGTCCGGCGGCTACCAGGTTCGCCTCAACCTCGCCCGCACCCTCCTTTCCGACCCCGATCTCCTCCTGCTCGACGAGCCGACCAACTACCTGGACGTCGTCTCCATCCGGTGGCTGCGCCGCTTCCTGTGCGGTTGGAGGGGGGCGCTCCTGATGATCACCCATGACCGGGATTTCATGGACGGGGTCACGACCCACACGATGGCGATCCACCGCTCCCGGGTGCGGAAGATGTCCGGCGGCACCGGGAAGCTCTACGGGCAGATCCTCCAGGAGGAGGAGATCCACGAGCAGACCCGGAAAAACGACGAGAAGAAGCGCCAGGAAGCGGAGATGTTCATCGCGCGGTTCCGGGCGCAGGCCACCAAGGCGCGCGCCGTGCAGTCGCGCATCAAGGCGCTGGCCCGTCACGAGCGTCTTACGAAGCTTACCGATTTGCGGAACCTCGATTTCCGCTTCACGGAAGCGTCCTTCACCGGGAAATGGATGATGGAGGTCCAGGACCTTTGCTTCGGCTACGACGAGCGGCATCCCCTCATCGAGAGGTTGTCGTTTCACGTGGCGAAGGGGGACCGGATCGCCGTCGTGGGGCCGAACGGGCGGGGGAAGACGACTTTGCTTCGGCTGCTCGCCGGCGAGCTCTCGCCCGTGTCCGGCCTGGTGAAGCCGACCGTGAACCTCAAGGTCGGGTACTTCGGGCAGACGAACGTGGACCGCCTGCGCCCGGAATTATCCGTGGAGGAGGAGGTGCGGCAGGCAAATCCCGCCCTGACGCGGACGCAGGTGCGCACCCTGTGCGGCGCGGTGATGTTCGGGGGAGCGTCGGCGGAGAAGAGGATCTCGGTGCTGTCGGGCGGGGAGCGCAGCCGCGTGCTGCTGGGAAAGATCCTCGCCACCCCGGTGAACCTCCTTCTGCTCGACGAACCGACGAACCACCTCGACCAGGAGTCGGTGGACGCCTTCGTCGAAGCGGTCGACGCGTTCGAGGGGGCGGTGATCCTCGTCACACACATCGAGCGGGTCCTCTCCGCCATGGCGACGAAGCTGATCGTCTTCGACGGCGGGGAGGTCAAGGTGTTCGACGGCGGCTACGGCGACTTTCTCGACCGCGTCGGCTGGCAGGCGGAGGAGCGGGAGGGGGCACCGACACGCGCGTCCCGGCAGCGGCCCGCGAAGGGGCGCGAGGCGCGGCGCCTGCGCGCGGAGATCGTCGCCCGCCGGTCGAAGGAGATCGGGGTCTTGAGGGGAAAGGTCGAGGCGATCGAGGCGGAGATCCTCTTGCTGGAGAGCCGCCTGCCGGGGGAAGAGGAGGCGCTGATCGAAGCGTCGAGGAGGAACGACCGGCCGGCGATCCGTACGCTTTCCACGACGACGTCCGCGGCCCGTGTGCGGATCGAGATCCTGTTCCAGGAGATGGTCGCTCTCGGCGAACGGCTGCGGGAGGCGGAGAAGGCCTACGCGGAGGAACTGGGGGAGGATCCCGCCCGTTGA
- a CDS encoding phosphoadenylyl-sulfate reductase, producing the protein MTENDVAILRERFEGESLQSTLAWALDEYHPEIALATSFSKEDIVLAAILSELRPDARVFALDTGRLNEETYEAAEAVRRKLGLRIEWHFPNREAVEELERSKGLFSFRDSLENRHECCGIRKVEPLRRALAGLQAWITGQRREHGITRSHLPLIEIDPVHDGILKLNPLAGWTAEQVDRFLRDRDLPYNRLHDAGYPSIGCAPCTRAVRPGEDPRAGRWWWERPEHKECGLHRRTGKE; encoded by the coding sequence TTGACGGAAAACGACGTGGCGATCCTCAGGGAGAGGTTCGAGGGAGAAAGCCTCCAATCGACCCTCGCCTGGGCGCTCGATGAGTATCATCCCGAGATCGCCCTTGCCACAAGCTTCAGCAAGGAAGACATCGTCCTGGCGGCGATCCTCTCCGAACTCCGTCCTGATGCGAGGGTCTTCGCACTGGATACGGGACGGTTGAACGAAGAGACCTACGAGGCGGCGGAGGCGGTCAGGCGGAAACTTGGGCTCCGGATCGAGTGGCACTTTCCGAACCGGGAGGCGGTGGAGGAACTGGAGCGCAGCAAGGGTCTTTTCTCCTTCCGGGACTCCCTCGAAAACCGTCACGAATGCTGTGGGATCCGGAAAGTGGAACCACTGCGGAGGGCACTTGCCGGTCTGCAGGCATGGATCACCGGACAGCGCCGCGAGCACGGGATCACCCGTTCCCATCTGCCGTTGATCGAGATCGACCCGGTCCACGACGGGATCCTGAAGCTGAACCCCCTCGCCGGGTGGACCGCGGAGCAGGTGGACCGGTTCCTTCGGGACCGGGATCTCCCGTATAACCGCCTTCACGATGCGGGGTATCCCTCCATCGGCTGCGCGCCGTGCACCCGCGCGGTCCGACCGGGGGAAGATCCACGGGCCGGCAGGTGGTGGTGGGAGCGGCCGGAGCACAAGGAGTGCGGACTGCATCGGCGGACTGGAAAGGAGTAG
- a CDS encoding NAD(P)/FAD-dependent oxidoreductase, translating into MERVLIVGNGYAGSRAAEVLGALEGFEVLHVSDEAYPAYCRHLLPGLAAGERAPEDLFLPRGNGCGQGAGARSGIAVSRLFPKARRALLSNGEEISFDHALIATGARVFVPSSLRHIFGRCGNVIAMRQMREALSLRRILERGNRRVAIIGAGRIGVLLAEALKRAGVSISLIDIAPEILPTMLHDGVAARLRTHLEAEGDLSVLAGRSVASAEMEGETVRALHLSDGTDVPCDAVVLATGVVPNTEFLEGEGPDRTDGLPVDARMETSAPGIYAAGDVIRFQTVTGKSAPGQLILNAHLQAEVAARNIAGERATCPPLFIGNVVKIGPVIGAVAGEVDGSGTEDYRVGGSFLRITLEEDGMTGFQFVGLPEDLRGLVPGVLKRFEATWVRQALAVSGGPGFSPWVFAGAGAWA; encoded by the coding sequence ATGGAACGGGTTCTGATCGTCGGGAACGGCTACGCCGGCTCGCGCGCGGCGGAGGTCCTCGGCGCCCTCGAGGGCTTCGAGGTGCTCCACGTCTCCGACGAGGCGTATCCCGCCTATTGCCGGCACCTCCTTCCCGGGCTTGCGGCGGGCGAGCGGGCGCCGGAGGACCTGTTTCTTCCCCGGGGAAACGGATGCGGTCAAGGCGCCGGCGCCCGGTCCGGCATCGCGGTCTCCCGCCTCTTCCCGAAAGCGAGGAGGGCGCTCCTTTCGAACGGGGAGGAAATTTCCTTCGATCATGCGCTGATCGCGACGGGGGCCCGGGTCTTCGTCCCTTCGAGCCTCCGGCACATTTTCGGGAGATGCGGCAACGTGATCGCCATGCGTCAGATGAGGGAAGCGTTGTCGCTCCGCCGGATCCTCGAGCGGGGGAATCGGCGGGTCGCGATCATCGGGGCGGGGAGGATCGGCGTCCTCCTCGCGGAGGCGCTCAAACGCGCCGGGGTGTCGATCTCCCTGATCGATATCGCCCCCGAGATCCTTCCCACGATGCTCCACGACGGGGTCGCGGCGCGGCTGCGGACCCACCTTGAGGCGGAGGGGGACTTGTCCGTGCTGGCGGGGCGCTCCGTTGCGAGCGCGGAGATGGAGGGGGAAACGGTCCGCGCCCTGCACCTTTCCGACGGGACCGACGTGCCGTGCGACGCCGTGGTCCTGGCCACCGGCGTGGTTCCAAACACGGAGTTCCTCGAAGGAGAGGGACCCGACCGGACCGATGGGCTCCCGGTGGACGCCCGGATGGAGACGTCGGCGCCGGGGATCTATGCCGCGGGGGACGTGATCCGTTTTCAGACCGTGACCGGGAAATCGGCGCCGGGCCAGCTGATCCTGAACGCGCACCTCCAGGCCGAAGTGGCGGCGCGGAACATCGCGGGGGAGCGGGCGACGTGCCCGCCCCTGTTCATCGGAAACGTCGTGAAGATCGGGCCGGTGATCGGCGCCGTGGCCGGCGAAGTCGACGGATCCGGGACCGAGGATTACCGTGTCGGGGGCAGCTTCCTCCGCATCACGCTGGAAGAGGACGGGATGACGGGGTTCCAGTTCGTCGGCCTTCCCGAGGACCTTCGGGGGCTGGTCCCCGGGGTCCTCAAGCGCTTCGAGGCAACGTGGGTCCGACAGGCCCTTGCCGTCTCCGGCGGTCCGGGGTTTTCCCCATGGGTGTTCGCGGGGGCGGGCGCGTGGGCTTGA
- a CDS encoding ArsA-related P-loop ATPase has protein sequence MGLKVAVAGKGGAGKTTVCALLAGILSRAGQRILLVDLDSDPNLSSALGFPSDGTQPLVHRKELIAERTGSTGEPGGMFLLNPRVSDIAEKFALKRTERIFLLPVGTVETAGEGCFCPQAAFVKALVRRLILDEEESLLLDLEAGLESFGRSVVEGLDLLLVVVEPGMRSLDTARRILAMASSLGVRAIRVVANKVRPENLQTLRIRMRENGVRLDLTLSYREEFARRDLDGAGIFDVADPTFEADVLRMLQAV, from the coding sequence GTGGGCTTGAAGGTCGCCGTCGCGGGAAAGGGGGGCGCCGGCAAGACGACCGTCTGTGCGCTCCTGGCCGGGATCCTCTCCCGCGCGGGGCAACGGATCCTGCTGGTGGATCTGGACTCCGATCCGAACCTTTCCTCCGCCCTTGGATTTCCTTCCGACGGGACCCAGCCGCTGGTCCATCGCAAGGAATTGATCGCGGAACGGACCGGGTCCACGGGGGAGCCCGGGGGGATGTTCCTCCTCAACCCCCGGGTGTCCGACATCGCGGAGAAGTTCGCCCTGAAGCGGACGGAGCGCATCTTCCTCCTCCCGGTCGGGACCGTCGAGACGGCAGGGGAGGGATGCTTCTGTCCCCAGGCGGCGTTCGTCAAGGCGCTCGTTCGGCGGCTCATTCTCGACGAGGAGGAGTCCCTTCTCCTCGACCTCGAGGCGGGGCTCGAATCGTTCGGCCGGTCGGTCGTCGAGGGGCTCGATCTGCTCCTGGTCGTGGTCGAGCCGGGGATGCGCTCCCTGGACACGGCGCGGAGGATCCTCGCGATGGCGTCCTCCCTCGGGGTGCGCGCGATCCGGGTCGTCGCGAACAAGGTTCGCCCCGAAAATCTTCAAACCCTTCGGATCCGGATGCGCGAGAACGGCGTCCGCCTGGATCTCACGCTTTCTTACCGGGAGGAGTTTGCGCGCAGGGACCTCGATGGGGCCGGGATCTTCGATGTCGCGGACCCGACGTTCGAGGCGGACGTCCTTCGGATGCTCCAGGCCGTCTGA
- a CDS encoding chorismate mutase yields the protein MEIGEIRKRIDLLDDVLLRIFNERARLALEIGRRKKDEGLPVYDPSREKRIFARMKGDNPGPLDDGAIVRLFERVVDESRRLERIKSQGEGP from the coding sequence GTGGAGATCGGCGAGATAAGGAAGCGGATCGACCTGCTGGACGACGTTCTGCTGCGCATCTTCAACGAGCGGGCACGGTTGGCCCTCGAGATCGGGCGACGGAAGAAGGACGAGGGGCTTCCGGTCTACGACCCGTCCCGGGAGAAGCGGATCTTCGCGCGGATGAAGGGGGACAACCCCGGGCCGCTGGACGACGGCGCCATTGTCCGCCTGTTCGAACGGGTCGTGGACGAGTCGCGGCGTCTGGAACGGATCAAGTCCCAGGGGGAAGGACCGTAG
- a CDS encoding PLP-dependent aspartate aminotransferase family protein produces MKKNRTIETIAAQAGVGADKAFGAVSVPIYTSAIYRYERFGKNRGFDYSRGENPTRRAVEKALADLEGGSRAVAFSSGMAAISALMTLFRSGDHILCSDDLYGGTYRLFEKLLRPYGLSFDYVDMGNPAAVRRKIRGKTKALFIETPTNPLMKIADLKEAARIGREKRVLTVVDNTFMSPLLQRPLGLGIDVVVHSATKFLGGHNDLIGGAVVTTDAAVGEKIAFAQKAIGAIPSPFDCWLLLRGIKTLAVRVACAQENAEALARFLSGHPAVGKIYYPGLPDHPRRELHFSQASGAGSIISFELKRRNAVPAFLNALKTILLAESLGGVESLITHPSTMTHADIPLEEQAAVGLTPSLIRLSVGIEDRGELEADLSRALRKILPGR; encoded by the coding sequence TTGAAAAAGAATCGAACGATCGAGACGATCGCCGCGCAGGCGGGAGTGGGGGCGGACAAGGCGTTCGGCGCCGTCAGCGTTCCCATCTACACGTCCGCCATCTACCGTTACGAGCGCTTCGGGAAGAACCGGGGATTCGACTACTCGCGGGGGGAGAACCCGACGCGCCGGGCCGTGGAGAAAGCCCTCGCGGATCTCGAAGGGGGATCCCGCGCCGTCGCTTTCTCCTCCGGCATGGCGGCGATCTCCGCCCTGATGACCCTCTTCCGATCGGGAGACCACATCCTCTGTTCGGACGATCTCTACGGCGGCACGTATCGCCTGTTCGAAAAGCTCCTGCGCCCCTACGGCCTCTCTTTCGATTACGTCGACATGGGGAATCCGGCCGCCGTCAGGAGGAAGATCCGCGGGAAGACGAAGGCGCTGTTCATCGAAACGCCGACGAACCCCCTGATGAAGATCGCCGACCTGAAAGAAGCCGCGAGGATCGGGCGGGAAAAAAGGGTCCTCACCGTCGTGGACAATACCTTCATGTCCCCACTGCTCCAGCGGCCGCTTGGCCTGGGGATCGACGTGGTCGTCCACAGCGCCACCAAGTTCCTGGGAGGGCACAACGACCTGATCGGCGGAGCGGTCGTCACGACGGACGCGGCGGTCGGAGAAAAGATCGCCTTCGCCCAGAAGGCGATCGGGGCGATCCCCTCCCCGTTCGACTGCTGGCTCCTCCTGCGGGGGATCAAGACCCTGGCGGTCCGGGTGGCGTGCGCGCAGGAGAACGCCGAAGCCCTGGCGAGGTTCCTGTCGGGACACCCCGCCGTCGGGAAAATCTATTACCCGGGCCTGCCGGACCACCCCCGGAGGGAGCTGCATTTCTCCCAGGCCTCGGGGGCCGGCTCGATCATCTCGTTCGAGCTGAAGCGACGGAATGCGGTCCCGGCCTTCCTGAACGCGTTGAAAACCATCCTTCTGGCGGAGAGCCTCGGCGGGGTCGAATCGCTCATCACGCATCCATCGACGATGACGCACGCGGACATTCCCCTCGAGGAGCAGGCCGCGGTCGGGCTGACCCCCTCCCTGATCCGGCTCTCCGTGGGAATCGAAGACCGGGGCGAACTGGAGGCCGACCTCTCAAGGGCCTTGCGAAAAATCCTCCCAGGCCGCTGA
- a CDS encoding 4Fe-4S dicluster domain-containing protein — protein MRRVVYDPLKCTACKTCELQCSVSHSRSKDLLAAIFESPPPLPRMSVAWTPAVNVPVKCAHCETAPCLLGCPVGAIRRDRGSDAVLIEEERCIGCFSCVLLCPYGAVRLSFDRKRAYKCDGCTDRISEGLEPACASSCPTGALAWREVEEVARGKTALTAVRDAAALARGGELAAGEGSPLGTILKMREEMARG, from the coding sequence TTGCGAAGAGTCGTTTACGACCCCTTGAAGTGCACCGCCTGCAAGACGTGCGAACTCCAGTGTTCCGTTTCCCACTCCCGCTCGAAAGACCTGCTCGCCGCCATCTTCGAATCACCGCCGCCGCTCCCCCGCATGTCCGTCGCCTGGACCCCGGCCGTGAACGTTCCGGTCAAATGCGCGCACTGTGAAACGGCCCCGTGCCTCCTCGGCTGCCCCGTGGGCGCCATCCGGCGGGACCGGGGAAGCGACGCAGTCCTGATCGAAGAGGAACGCTGCATCGGGTGCTTCTCCTGCGTTCTCCTCTGCCCGTACGGGGCGGTTCGCCTTTCGTTCGACCGGAAGCGTGCGTACAAGTGCGACGGTTGCACGGACCGGATCTCCGAGGGCCTGGAACCGGCGTGCGCCTCCTCCTGTCCGACCGGGGCCCTCGCCTGGCGGGAGGTCGAGGAGGTTGCACGGGGGAAGACCGCGCTGACCGCGGTGCGGGATGCCGCGGCGCTGGCGCGTGGCGGCGAACTCGCGGCCGGGGAGGGATCCCCCCTCGGCACGATCCTCAAGATGAGGGAGGAGATGGCCCGTGGATAA
- the cooS gene encoding anaerobic carbon-monoxide dehydrogenase catalytic subunit — MDKTIERTSCANPGDAELTRKAADDSIELVTDRLRKMMPECGFGELGTCCVMCYLGPCRIDPFGQGTRTGVCGATPDVIVARNFLRSATGGASSHAGHARELAILLLEIAEGKAPGYKIREEGKLLSLAGKLGVPVDGRPVNAVAADVARKAFEDFGRQDGQPMNWIRARASRMEYAKWEKLGLIVSNPHNEIETAMHRTSMGNDADPLNLWVAILRMGMVDNFAGLMLATDLSDIIFGVPTPKVVTANYSVLKEGEVNIACHGHNPILASKVAEWADRLEGEAKAAGAGRVNVVGICCIGNELVTRYGIPYAGHEAQTELFLVTGAIDAMVVDMQCIWPSLPAIAKCYKTRFITTVPFVRHPEAIHVDFRPEAADERAQEIVRHAIAAYKERKAAGIRPRIPDVSSTLLTGISVESLVSVLSTVNAKDPLKPVVDAIAAGEILGAVGMVGCPNPKLRDGAMSEKMAEGLLRNNVLIVTTGCVNHILAQGGFLTSEATEKFAGPRLKKVLTAIGHAAGLGAPLPPVLHMGSCVDNSRIYDLLAALAGKLGVEISQLPVAGSAPEFITEKAISIGSFFLAAGILVHLAPAPRVFGSPFAVSLLTEKLPGLNGGKVLVAATPDAAVSGILAHLREKRQALGLPQA; from the coding sequence GTGGATAAGACGATCGAACGGACTTCCTGCGCGAACCCCGGCGACGCCGAACTGACCCGCAAGGCGGCGGACGACAGCATCGAACTCGTTACGGACCGCCTTCGGAAGATGATGCCCGAGTGCGGTTTCGGCGAGCTCGGGACGTGCTGCGTGATGTGCTACCTGGGGCCGTGCCGGATCGACCCGTTTGGCCAGGGAACCCGCACGGGCGTCTGCGGGGCGACCCCCGACGTCATCGTGGCGCGGAACTTCCTCCGGTCGGCCACGGGAGGAGCCTCTTCCCACGCGGGCCACGCGCGGGAGCTGGCGATCCTGCTGCTCGAGATCGCCGAGGGGAAGGCGCCCGGGTACAAGATCCGGGAGGAGGGAAAACTTCTGTCCCTCGCGGGGAAGTTGGGCGTTCCCGTCGACGGGCGTCCGGTCAACGCGGTGGCGGCGGACGTCGCCCGGAAGGCGTTCGAGGACTTCGGGCGGCAGGATGGGCAGCCGATGAACTGGATCCGCGCCCGGGCTTCCCGGATGGAGTACGCGAAGTGGGAAAAACTGGGGCTCATCGTCTCCAACCCCCACAACGAGATCGAGACGGCGATGCATCGCACGTCGATGGGGAACGATGCGGACCCGCTGAACCTGTGGGTCGCGATCTTAAGGATGGGGATGGTCGACAACTTCGCGGGGCTGATGCTGGCCACGGACCTCTCCGATATCATCTTCGGGGTCCCAACGCCCAAGGTGGTCACGGCGAACTATTCCGTCCTGAAGGAAGGGGAGGTGAACATCGCCTGCCACGGGCACAACCCGATCCTCGCCTCGAAGGTGGCGGAGTGGGCCGACCGGCTCGAGGGGGAGGCGAAGGCGGCCGGCGCCGGGCGTGTGAACGTGGTGGGGATCTGCTGCATCGGGAACGAGCTGGTGACGCGGTACGGGATCCCCTACGCCGGGCACGAGGCGCAGACGGAACTATTCCTCGTCACCGGAGCCATCGACGCGATGGTGGTCGACATGCAGTGCATCTGGCCGTCCCTGCCCGCGATCGCGAAATGCTACAAGACCCGGTTCATCACGACCGTCCCCTTCGTCCGGCACCCGGAGGCGATCCACGTCGACTTCCGGCCCGAGGCGGCGGACGAGCGCGCGCAGGAGATCGTCCGCCATGCCATCGCGGCGTACAAGGAGCGGAAGGCGGCCGGGATCCGTCCCCGGATTCCCGACGTCTCGTCGACGCTGCTGACGGGCATCTCCGTCGAGTCGCTGGTCTCCGTCCTCTCCACGGTCAACGCGAAGGACCCGCTGAAGCCGGTCGTCGACGCGATCGCGGCCGGGGAAATCCTCGGAGCGGTGGGAATGGTCGGATGCCCGAACCCGAAGCTGCGGGACGGGGCGATGTCCGAAAAGATGGCCGAGGGGCTGCTCCGGAACAACGTCCTCATCGTGACCACGGGATGCGTGAACCACATCCTCGCGCAGGGCGGGTTCCTGACGAGCGAGGCCACCGAAAAGTTCGCCGGGCCGCGGTTGAAGAAGGTGCTGACCGCGATCGGGCACGCGGCGGGGCTGGGGGCACCGCTGCCGCCGGTCCTTCACATGGGGTCGTGCGTCGACAACTCGAGGATCTACGACTTGCTCGCCGCGCTGGCCGGAAAGCTGGGCGTGGAGATCAGCCAGCTACCGGTGGCCGGATCCGCGCCGGAGTTCATCACCGAGAAGGCGATCTCCATCGGGAGCTTCTTCCTGGCCGCGGGGATCCTGGTTCACTTGGCGCCCGCGCCGAGGGTCTTCGGGAGCCCCTTCGCCGTCTCGCTCCTTACGGAGAAGCTCCCGGGGCTGAACGGGGGAAAGGTGCTCGTGGCCGCGACGCCCGATGCGGCGGTCTCGGGGATCCTCGCCCATCTCCGGGAGAAGCGCCAGGCGCTGGGCCTCCCCCAGGCCTGA